Proteins encoded within one genomic window of Amycolatopsis sp. 2-15:
- a CDS encoding RHS repeat-associated core domain-containing protein, with protein sequence MRTSPTHRTRRGMIAALVCSLVLTAVSTNSVASAAGGPSVQLPDYPSTPVTQQTLTPRAPDEASTKALTGNQSAGSTAPDGAGDTRATSLSPSATWDVSEQTGDFSWSYPLDVPPVPGDLTPSLALSYSSSSVDGHTSATNNQASWVGDGWDLAPGFVERTYGSCQDDKDGGTTPPKVGDLCWKSDNATAAYNGSGGMLIHDTTKNVWRQRSDSGARIEHVTGSGNGAQDGESWKITTVDGTQYFFGSTSSANSTWTVPVYGDDAGEPCHAANNVFEDSSCVQGYRWNLDKVIDPHGNEILYTYDVETNKYGQDGKDTPVSYVRGGTLREIQYGLNTHVAAPAVGRVEFATADRCVPGSQCTFDKPENWPDVPLTDRCDAASCKDHPSPTFWSTKRLAKITAQVRSGTGYADVTSWSLDQSFPDPGDGEKAALWFKNITRTGLVGTPISLPPVTFEGKKLANRVDKADGIGPLNRYRLSAIVSESGGVTTVNYADPDCTATSLPANPETNTKRCFPVTWAPKSFAERTDYFQKYVVSSIVQSDRISSSTEQLTSYEYPEGAAWHYSTSEFTPNDKKSWDEFRGFGKVIVRTGRPDDPDGPQTYTETRYFQGMNGDTLPNNGKRSISVTDDENGNHVDEDWLQGFTLESITKNGANGAVVGKSITEPSWQGPTATRAAYNAYIVHPATSRSFTALAAGGWRTTKTTTTYDANGLPTQVSDLGDVNDATDDRCTTTTYAQNTSLWLLSYPSRVENTAVSCGTTPVYPRDVVSDTLSLYDNQANGVAPTTGDVTTAQDLDAYNAGNPVYRTAAKTERDVYGRTTKVIDAAGHQATSTYTPATGGPVTQLETANTLKQKTTTVFEPAWGAAKTTTDANARVTEITYDALGRNTEVWQPNRLRSDNPQGNLRYAYDIRNDAPSSVSATQINANGRFTTSTTIYDSFYRPRQVQTPAPGGGRLLVDTRYDSQNRAYKTTQPFFNDQNVDTKLWVASDTEIPGLTLTQFDGAGRPTASIYEAGGVEKWRSTTTYGGDRTNVTPPAGGVATTTITDARGHTSALRQYHGPQPTGDYDETTYTYTPGDQLASVTDSSGNHWAYTYDIHGQLKQADDPDRGATTYTYNQLGQQTSTTDARNVTLAYSYDDLGRKTGEYQGSTAGTKLAEWAYDTAFKGVGQVASSTRWINGNAYTEKVNAYSPLYQPAIQTVTIPAVEGPKLAGSYQTFLSYNPDGSLGGSSFPATADATAESMLYVYDDLGDPLTTTGDDDYVTSSDYSPYGEIQRLQLGETDHRAWLSYYYDEHTRRLDRTIVDAEVPHPMQADTHYVYNPAGNITSISDTPLDQPSDNQCFRYDYLQRLTDAWTPSAGACDNDPTTTSLTGPAPYWQSFTYDKSGNRLTDTQHTGTGDVTRNYNYADPGAAKPHLLNSISTPGKPDAAYTYDQVGNTKTRPGTSATQNLDWTVEGQLDSVTEGTTKTSYTYDADDSRLLRHDPTGTTLYLGGQEVHVDNAGQAATTRYYSHGGATVGVRTGGTLTWLAGDHQGTSQVAINSTDLSVTQRRQTPFGAPRGAAADLPGDRGFVGGTEDGSTSLTQLGARAYDSSTARFASLDPIFDAANPQQINGYSYANNSPIALSDPSGLDPSYGPGCDTKQCRDKMYGTYGPIDSGEPMRKIDAPMKKLTVKHEPYGLKLTLRKRPTQSTLTHGSLPSFMIQEIGGVTRYLIMKAFAMAGLAAKRRIVTSLRTQTMPRVPR encoded by the coding sequence ATGCGCACGTCGCCGACGCACCGCACCCGTCGCGGCATGATCGCGGCGCTCGTCTGTTCGCTTGTCCTGACCGCCGTCAGCACCAACAGCGTCGCCAGCGCGGCCGGCGGCCCGAGTGTGCAGCTGCCGGACTATCCGTCGACACCGGTGACCCAGCAGACCCTGACGCCACGTGCTCCCGATGAGGCCTCCACCAAGGCTCTCACCGGCAATCAGTCGGCCGGGTCGACGGCTCCAGACGGCGCGGGAGACACTCGGGCCACCTCGCTCAGCCCGTCGGCAACGTGGGACGTGAGCGAGCAGACTGGTGACTTCAGCTGGTCGTACCCGCTGGACGTGCCTCCGGTGCCTGGCGATCTGACGCCGAGTCTCGCGCTGTCCTACTCTTCGTCGTCCGTCGACGGGCACACCAGTGCCACGAACAACCAAGCCTCGTGGGTCGGTGACGGCTGGGACCTCGCACCCGGGTTCGTAGAACGTACTTATGGCTCGTGCCAGGACGACAAGGACGGTGGCACCACGCCGCCCAAGGTCGGTGACCTGTGCTGGAAGTCGGACAACGCGACGGCCGCGTACAACGGATCCGGCGGCATGCTGATCCACGACACCACGAAGAACGTCTGGCGGCAACGCAGTGACAGCGGGGCTCGCATTGAGCACGTGACCGGTTCGGGCAACGGCGCTCAGGACGGCGAGTCCTGGAAGATCACGACCGTCGACGGCACCCAGTACTTCTTTGGCTCGACCTCGTCGGCGAACTCGACGTGGACCGTTCCTGTGTACGGCGACGACGCGGGCGAACCGTGCCACGCGGCCAACAACGTGTTCGAGGACTCCTCGTGTGTCCAGGGCTACCGCTGGAACCTCGACAAGGTGATCGACCCGCACGGCAACGAGATCCTCTACACCTACGACGTCGAGACCAACAAGTACGGCCAGGACGGCAAGGACACCCCCGTGTCCTACGTCCGCGGCGGCACGCTGCGGGAGATCCAGTACGGGCTGAACACCCACGTCGCCGCCCCTGCCGTCGGCAGGGTGGAGTTCGCGACCGCCGACCGATGCGTGCCGGGCAGCCAGTGCACCTTCGACAAGCCCGAGAACTGGCCGGACGTGCCGCTGACGGATCGATGTGACGCTGCCAGCTGCAAGGACCACCCGAGTCCGACGTTCTGGTCCACGAAACGCCTCGCCAAGATCACCGCGCAGGTACGATCGGGCACCGGCTACGCCGACGTGACCAGCTGGTCGCTCGACCAGAGTTTCCCCGACCCGGGAGACGGTGAGAAGGCGGCGCTGTGGTTCAAGAACATCACCCGTACCGGCCTCGTCGGTACCCCTATCTCCCTGCCACCGGTCACCTTCGAAGGCAAGAAGCTCGCCAACCGCGTCGACAAGGCGGACGGCATCGGACCGCTCAACCGGTACCGGTTGTCGGCCATCGTCTCCGAATCCGGTGGTGTGACCACGGTCAACTACGCCGACCCGGACTGCACCGCGACTTCCCTGCCGGCGAACCCCGAGACAAACACGAAACGCTGCTTCCCCGTAACATGGGCACCCAAGAGCTTCGCCGAGCGCACCGACTACTTCCAGAAGTACGTCGTCTCCTCGATCGTGCAGTCCGACCGGATCAGCTCGAGCACCGAGCAACTCACCAGCTACGAGTACCCCGAGGGCGCGGCCTGGCACTACAGCACTTCGGAGTTCACCCCGAACGACAAGAAGTCGTGGGACGAGTTCCGCGGCTTCGGGAAGGTGATCGTCCGCACTGGACGACCCGACGACCCGGACGGTCCGCAGACCTACACCGAAACCCGCTACTTCCAGGGCATGAACGGGGACACTCTCCCCAACAACGGCAAGCGCTCGATCTCAGTGACCGACGACGAGAACGGCAACCACGTCGACGAAGACTGGCTGCAGGGCTTCACCCTCGAAAGCATCACGAAAAACGGTGCGAACGGCGCCGTCGTCGGCAAGTCCATCACCGAGCCCAGCTGGCAAGGCCCTACAGCGACACGGGCTGCCTACAACGCCTACATCGTTCACCCGGCGACTTCTCGATCGTTCACTGCTCTGGCCGCCGGCGGCTGGCGCACCACCAAGACGACCACGACGTACGACGCGAATGGTCTACCCACGCAGGTGAGCGATCTGGGTGATGTGAACGACGCCACCGACGACCGATGTACGACCACAACCTATGCGCAGAACACCTCGCTGTGGCTGCTGTCGTACCCGTCCCGCGTCGAAAACACCGCCGTCAGCTGCGGAACAACGCCGGTCTACCCGCGCGACGTCGTTTCCGACACTTTGTCGTTGTACGACAACCAGGCCAACGGCGTCGCGCCCACGACCGGTGATGTCACGACCGCCCAGGACCTCGACGCGTACAACGCTGGCAACCCAGTCTACCGGACAGCCGCGAAGACCGAGCGCGATGTCTACGGCCGCACCACAAAGGTGATCGACGCCGCGGGCCACCAGGCAACGAGCACCTACACGCCCGCCACCGGTGGCCCCGTGACCCAACTGGAGACCGCGAACACCCTCAAGCAGAAGACCACCACGGTCTTCGAACCCGCGTGGGGCGCCGCCAAGACCACCACGGACGCCAACGCGCGCGTCACAGAGATCACCTACGACGCGCTCGGCCGCAACACCGAGGTGTGGCAGCCGAATCGGCTCCGCTCGGACAACCCGCAGGGCAACCTCCGCTACGCCTACGACATCCGGAACGACGCACCGAGCTCCGTTTCCGCGACGCAGATCAACGCCAACGGCCGGTTCACCACCTCGACCACGATCTACGACAGCTTCTACCGTCCGCGCCAGGTGCAGACTCCGGCCCCCGGCGGCGGTCGCCTGCTGGTGGACACCCGCTACGACTCGCAGAACCGCGCGTACAAGACGACTCAGCCGTTCTTCAACGACCAGAACGTCGACACGAAGCTCTGGGTCGCCAGCGACACCGAGATCCCAGGTTTGACCCTCACCCAGTTCGACGGCGCGGGTCGTCCCACCGCCTCGATCTACGAGGCGGGCGGCGTGGAGAAGTGGCGCAGCACGACTACGTACGGCGGTGACCGGACCAACGTGACCCCGCCGGCCGGTGGGGTCGCCACGACCACCATCACCGACGCACGCGGCCACACCAGTGCGCTGCGGCAGTACCACGGCCCGCAGCCCACTGGGGACTACGACGAAACCACGTACACCTACACGCCCGGCGACCAGCTGGCTTCGGTCACGGACTCGAGCGGCAATCACTGGGCGTACACCTACGACATCCATGGCCAGCTCAAGCAGGCCGACGACCCCGACCGCGGCGCGACGACGTACACGTACAACCAGCTCGGTCAGCAGACGAGCACGACCGACGCCCGCAACGTCACGCTCGCCTACAGCTACGACGACTTGGGTCGGAAGACCGGCGAATACCAGGGCAGCACCGCGGGTACGAAGCTCGCCGAATGGGCCTACGACACCGCTTTCAAGGGCGTTGGCCAGGTAGCCAGCTCCACCCGCTGGATCAACGGCAACGCCTACACCGAGAAGGTTAACGCGTACTCGCCGCTGTACCAACCGGCAATCCAGACGGTGACGATTCCGGCCGTCGAGGGACCGAAGCTTGCTGGCTCTTACCAGACGTTTTTGTCCTACAACCCCGACGGCAGCCTCGGCGGATCAAGCTTCCCCGCCACCGCTGACGCGACCGCCGAGAGCATGCTCTACGTCTACGACGATCTCGGCGACCCGCTCACCACGACCGGCGACGATGACTACGTCACGTCGTCCGACTACAGCCCCTACGGTGAGATCCAGCGTCTGCAGCTCGGCGAAACCGATCACCGGGCCTGGCTGTCGTACTACTACGACGAGCACACCCGGCGTTTGGATCGCACCATCGTCGACGCCGAGGTTCCGCACCCGATGCAGGCGGACACCCACTACGTCTACAACCCCGCCGGCAACATCACGTCGATCTCCGACACGCCGCTGGACCAGCCCTCGGACAACCAGTGCTTCCGCTACGACTACCTCCAGCGGCTGACCGACGCGTGGACTCCGTCTGCCGGCGCTTGTGACAACGACCCCACGACGACTTCTCTGACGGGCCCGGCTCCGTACTGGCAGTCCTTCACCTACGACAAGTCCGGCAACCGGCTCACCGACACCCAGCACACCGGCACCGGCGACGTAACCCGCAACTACAACTACGCCGACCCTGGTGCTGCGAAGCCGCACCTGCTGAACTCGATCAGCACTCCCGGCAAGCCGGACGCTGCGTACACCTACGACCAGGTCGGCAACACCAAGACCCGCCCGGGCACGTCGGCAACACAGAACCTCGACTGGACGGTCGAGGGCCAGCTTGACTCCGTGACGGAGGGCACGACCAAGACCAGCTACACCTACGACGCCGACGACAGCCGCCTGCTCCGCCACGATCCCACCGGCACCACCCTTTACCTCGGTGGTCAAGAGGTCCACGTCGACAATGCCGGCCAGGCCGCTACGACTCGTTACTACAGCCATGGTGGTGCGACCGTCGGCGTCCGCACCGGGGGGACGTTGACCTGGTTGGCTGGTGACCACCAGGGCACCAGCCAGGTGGCCATCAACTCGACTGACCTGAGCGTCACCCAACGCCGCCAAACCCCGTTCGGCGCTCCGCGCGGCGCTGCCGCCGACCTCCCCGGCGACCGCGGCTTCGTCGGCGGCACTGAGGACGGTTCCACGAGCCTCACCCAGCTCGGCGCCCGTGCGTACGACTCTTCTACCGCGCGTTTCGCGTCGCTAGACCCGATTTTCGATGCAGCGAACCCACAACAGATAAACGGATACTCTTACGCGAATAACAGCCCTATCGCGCTCAGTGACCCGTCAGGCCTAGACCCGTCGTATGGTCCCGGTTGCGACACTAAGCAGTGTCGAGACAAGATGTACGGTACCTACGGTCCCATCGACTCGGGGGAGCCGATGCGCAAAATCGACGCGCCGATGAAAAAGCTTACCGTGAAGCACGAGCCGTATGGACTAAAGCTTACTCTCCGAAAACGTCCGACCCAGTCGACCTTGACGCATGGTTCACTTCCGTCCTTCATGATTCAGGAGATTGGTGGGGTAACCAGATATCTGATCATGAAAGCATTTGCTATGGCAGGACTGGCTGCGAAAAGGCGCATAGTTACCTCATTGCGCACCCAAACGATGCCGAGGGTGCCAAGGTAA